CTTCTCGGACGACGAGCTGGCCCGGATGGTCACCGACGCGAGCGACGCCGGTCTCCTCGACGACCGCGCGACCGAGCGTCTGCACGACGCGCTGGAGCTGGGCCGCCGCCCGGTGCGCGACGTGGTCATGCCGGTGGAGAAGGTGATGTACGCGCAGGTGGGCACCACTCCGGAACAGCTGGAGGCGCTGTCCGCCGAGTCGGGCTTCTCCCGCTTCCCCGTGGTGGACTCCGACCGCCGGATCCTGGGCTACCTCCATGTGAAGGACGCCCTGGACATCACCCCGCGCGACCTTCCGCTGCCGGTGTCGGCGCTGCGGCCGATCGCCCGCGTGCGGGCGGCGACGCCGATGGACGACGTGCTGACGGCGATGCGCCGCAGCCGTACGCACCTGGCGGCCGTGCTCGACGAGGACGGCAAGCTGGCCGGCCTGGTCACGATGGAGGACGTCCTCCGCGAGCTGGTGGGGCGCCCGGCGGCGCCGTAGGCGGTGCGACGCGGAGGAAGGGCCCCGGGATCTCGGATCCCGGGGCCCTTCCCGTGCCCGTTGCGGGGGGGGCGCGCCGTCAGAGGGCGGAGGCCGCGAGCCAGTCGTCGAGGAGGTCGCGGTCGCCGGTGCGGGTGAAGCGCGGGTCGTCGGGGGCGTACCGGCGGTGCAGCAGGAGGAGCAGTTCGCCGGCGTCCGCCGTCACGCTCGCGGTGGGCTCGGCGCCCGTACCGCTCCTGCTCCAGGTGAAACCGCCGCCGCCGAGCACCAGCGTCCAGACGGCGCCGCTGTCCCGTGCCGCCAGGCGGAGCACCGCGCCGTCGCGGTCGAGGTGGGCGAGCGGTTCGGCGATCCACGGGATGTACGGAGCCGTGGTGAGGAAGTGGTCGAGCGCGGCGGCCGCGGTGCCCGGGTCGATCGGCCGGGCGCTGCCGGTGAGCGCGATCTCGGCGTCGGCGAGGTGGACGACCGTCTCGGCCAGGAGATGGCGCGGGTAGTGGCGCACCGACGGGTCGGCGCCCGGTGACCACACGGGGGCCGCGGGATCGGCGGTACGGGCGGCGGTGGTGAAGCCCTGGGCGCGGGCGGCGAACCAGCCGGGGTACGCGGACGGGTCGGCCGGCGGGTCCAGCGGCAGGTCCCCGGCGCGGACGCGGGTGGCGGGGCGGGCGGTCACGAGGTGCTCGGCCCAGCCGTGGACGGTGCCGAGGTGGCGGGTCAGGTCGCCGAGCGTCCAGCCGGGGCAGGTCGGCACGGGGGTGGCCGGGTCGACGTCCCCGACGGTGTCGGCGTACCGGCCCGCCCGCTCGGCGACGGCGTCGACGAGGGCGAGGTGGGCACCGTCGTCGAGGGCGAGGCGGGTCGCCTCGGGAGCGATGCGGGCCTCCTCGTCGAGGAGGGCTGGATGGGCGTCGTCGTCGTGCCGGAGGCCCGCGGGGACCGTGAGCAGCCCGTCGCGCCACGGCCCCGGCGGCTCCCTGAGCGCGGCGGCGCGGAAGAGCCCGTCGAGCGTGCGCCGGTCGGCGTGGCCGAGCCCGGAGAGGGCGTGCCCGGTGCTTTCGAGCCACTTCACGGCCGTGTCGCGGTCGAGGGTGTCCTCGTCGCTGGTCTCGACCGCCGTCACCAGCCCGGCCAGTGCCTCGGCCAGGGCGTTCAGGAGCGCGTCGCTCATCGGGTTTCCCCTCCCGGGTTCTCCTCGGCACCCGCGCATACCGCACGGTATGATCGGGTCCGCCATGGAGATCAATGCCACGTACAACAGTCTCGTCGCCGTCGGGGACAGCTTCACCGAGGGTATGTCGGACCTGAGGCCCGACGGTTCGTACCGGGGCTGGGCGGACGTCCTCGCGGGCCGGCTCGCCGCTCGCACGCCCGGCTTCCGGTACGCCAACCTCGCGGTGCGCGGGAAGCTCATCGGACAGATCGTCGAGGAGCAAGTCGCCCTGGCGGCAGGGATGAAGGCGGACGTGGTCACCCTCGTCGGCGGCCTCAACGACACCCTCCGCCCCAAGGTCGACATGGTCCGCGTGAAGGACCTCCTGACCGAGGCCGTGGAACGCCTCACACCCCACTGCGGGCAGCTGGTCCTGATGCGGAGCCCCGGCCGGAACGGTCCGGTCATGCACCGCTTCCGCCCCCGGATGGAGGAGCTCTTCGGCCACATCGACGAGCTGGCCGCCCGGCACGGCGCGCTCGTGGTCGACCTGTACGGGGCGCCGGTCCTCGGCGACCCCCGGCTGTGGGACGTGGACCGGCTGCACCTCACGGCCGACGGCCACCGGCGGGTGGCGGAGGCCGTGTGGCAGAGCCTGGGGCTCGCCGCCGAGAGCGACTGGCGGGCGCCGCTCCCGGCCGCCGTACGGCCGGGCTGGGTGACGCGGCGCGCCGCGGACGCCCGGTTCGCCAGGGAACACCTCGGTCCGTGGATCGGCCGCCGCCTCACCGGTCGCTCGTCCGGCGACGGCCGCCCGCCGAAGCGGCCCGAGCTGCTGCCGTACGAGACGCGGTCCGAGGTCTGAGCCGGCGGCGGGCACCTGCCGCGTGACGTGGGTCTCGTAGCAAGCTCCAGCCGGGACCACGGCGCTGGCCTGCAGAAATCACCAGTAAACTCTGGACACGTGACTGCTGCGACTGTGAAGCCCCGTATCCCCAACGTCCTGGCCGGCCGCTACGCCTCCGCGGAGCTCGCCGTCCTCTGGTCCCCCGAGCAGAAGGTGAAGCTGGAGCGCCAGCTGTGGCTCGCCGTGCTGCGTGCCCAGAAGGACCTCGGGATCGAGGTTCCGGACGCGGCGATCGCCGACTACGAGCGCGTCCTCGACCAGGTCGACCTCGGCTCCATCGCCGAGCGCGAGAAGGTCACCCGGCACGACGTGAAGGCCCGCATCGAGGAGTTCAACGCCCTCGCCGGCCATGAGCACGTGCACAAGGGCATGACCTCCCGTGACCTCACGGAGAACGTCGAGCAGCTCCAGATCCGCCTCTCCCTGGAGCTGGTCCGGGACCGTACGGTGGCCGTCCTCGCCCGCCTGGGCAAGCTGTCCGCCGAGTACGGCGAGCTGGTCATGGCCGGGCGCTCGCACAACGTCGCCGCGCAGGCCACCACCCTCGGCAAGCGCTTCGCGACCACCGCGGACGAGCTGCTCGTGGCGTACACCCGCCTGGAGGACCTGCTCGGCCGCTACCCGCTGCGCGGCATCAAGGGCCCGGTGGGCACCGCCCAGGACATGCTCGACCTGCTCGGCGGCGACGCCGGCAAGCTCGCCGAGCTGGAGCAGCGCATCGCCGGCCACCTCGGCTTCGCGCACGCCTTCACCTCGGTCGGCCAGGTCTACCCGCGCTCGCTCGACTACGACGTGGTCACCGCGCTGGTGCAGCTCGCCGCCGGCCCGTCGTCGATCGCCAAGACGATCCGCCTGATGGCCGGCCACGAGCTGGTCACCGAGGGCTTCAAGCCCGGCCAGGTCGGCTCCTCCGCGATGCCGCACAAGATGAACACCCGCTCCTGCGAGCGCGTCAACGGCCTCATGGTCATCCTGCGCGGTTACGCCTCGATGACCGGCGAGCTGGCCGGCGACCAGTGGAACGAGGGCGACGTGTCCTGCTCCGTCGTTCGCCGCGTGGCGCTGCCGGACGCGTTCTTCGCGCTCGACGGCCTGCTGGAGACCTTCCTCACCGTGCTCGACGAGTTCGGCGCCTTCCCGGCCGTCGTCGCCCGCGAGCTCGACCGCTACCTCCCGTTCCTCGCCACCACCAAGGTCCTCATGGCCTCGGTCCGCGCCGGCGTGGGCCGCGAGCTCGCCCACGAGGCGATCAAGGAGAACGCGGTGGCGTCGGCCCTCGCCATGCGCGAGCAGGGCGTGGAGCGCAACGAGCTGCTCGACAAGCTCGCCGCCGACGACCGCATCCCGCTGGACCGCGCGCAGCTCGACGAGCTGATGGCGGACAAGCTGTCCTTCACCGGCGCCGCCGCCGATCAGGTCGCCACCGTGGTGTCCCGGATCGAGGAGCTCGTCAAGCAGCACCCCGAGGCCGCCGCCTACACCCCGGGCGCGATCCTCTGACCCGGACCCGCCGGTTCACCCGCGAGGAACTGGAGGCCGCCCGCGACCGCGTCGTCCCCGACGTGGCCGAGGGCGGCCTCGCCGTTCTCTTCTGCGGCATCAACCCGGGCCTGATGACCGCCGCGACCGGGCACCACTTCGCCCGCCCGGGCAACCGCTTCTGGCCGGTGCTCCACCTCTCCGGCTTCACGCCGCGCCTGCTGCGCCCCGACGAGCAGGACGAGCTGCTCTCGTACGGGCTCGGCATCACCAATGTCGCGGCCCGGCCGACCGCGCGCGCCGACGAACTGAGCCGCGAGGAGTACGTCGAGGGCGGCCGCATCCTCACCGAGAAGGTCCTCCGGCTGAAGCCCCGCTGGCTCGCGGTCGTCGGCGTGACCGCGTACCGCACCGCCTTCGGTGAACCGAGGGCGGCCATCGGTCCTCAGGAGCGGACCATCGGCACGACGCGGATCTGGGCCCTGCCCAATCCGAGTGGACTGAACGCGCACTGGACGGCGGAGACGATGGCGGAGGAGTACGCACGACTGCGGCGGGCGGCCGGCCTGCCGCCCGCATGACGAGTCACACCGCCGTCCCCCTCGGCCGCGCCGCGGAGACCGATGGCGGCGCCCCCTCACGTCTCACGGCGGGTCCACGTCCGTGACGACGGCGAGGAGCTGGAACGGCAGCTCCTTGTCCCACTGCGAGACGCCCAGCCCGATCCATCTGGTGTCCACGCGCCACAGCGTGAGGTCCGGAACGTGCGCGCACAGCACGGACCAGGGCTCCGGCAGCAGTTCCCCCTCCATGCTGCGATGGTGCAGCGACCACAGGCTCATGCGGTCCGGTTCGCCCCAGCGCGCGGCGAGCAGCGCGGCCAGCCCGTCCCGCTCCGCTTCGTACTGTTCCTCGACCGCTTCCCGGCGGCTTCCGTCGTCCTCCCAGAAGTCCTCGCTGGTGGCCAGCGCGGCGACATGGAAACCGGGCCCGCTGTCGAGGTGGCCGGCCTGCTCCGGCCCTGCCGGGAACTCCCTCGACCGCAGTAAGTCGAGGTCCGACAGAAGGCGTGTCGTGGTCATGCGCCCAGTAAACCGCCCGCCACTGACAGTTGGCGCCACGTCAGTCAGCCCCGGGCACGGACCGGGGAGCCGACCGGGAAGGACCGGAGAGCGGGCCGAAGAGGGGACCAGGACGGAGAGCCGGGAGCGGACCCGGGAGCGGACCGGTGTCTCGGCGCGGACACGGCCCGGACACGGCCAGGGGGCGGCCCTCGCCGCCTCCGGAACCATTGAGTACCATCCGCCTGAGACGGGCACGAGCTGGGAGGACACACGGTGGGGCGGCTGACCGGCGGGGATCCGTCGCTGCTGCGGCGGATCAATTCCGCGGTGGTACTCCATGCTCTGCGCGGCTCCGACGCGCGCACGCTCACGGATCTGACCCGGATCACCGGGCTGTCCCGGCCGACCGTCGAAGGCGTCGTCGAGGGACTCATCGAAGGCGGGCTCGTCGTCGAGGCCGCACCCGAGGAGGGTGAGGCACGGCGCCAGGGCCGCCCCGCCCGGAGGTTCCGCTTCCGCGCCGAGGCCGGTCATCTCCTCGGCATCGAGATCGGCCCGCACCGCGTCGCCGCCCTCCTCTCCGGCCTCGACGGCCGGATCATCAGCGCCGGCGCGCGCGAGGTGTCGGAGACCGCGCCGGAGGACGAACGCCTGGACAAGGTGCGCACGGTCGTCGCCGACGTCCTGCGCCGCGCCGGGGTGCCCCGGTCGAACCTGCGGGCGGTCGGCGTCGGCACCCCCGGAATCGTGGAGGCCGACGGCACGGTGCGGCTCGGCACCGCGCTGCCCGGCTGGACCGGCCTCGCGCTCGGCGAACGGCTGCGCCGCTCCTTCCGCTGCCCGGTGATCGTGGAGAACGACGCCAACGCGGCGGCGGTCGCCGAGCACTGGAAGGGCGCCGCGACCGACTCCGACGACATCGTCTTCGTGCTCGCCGGGCTGAGCCCCGGCGCGGGCTCGCTGATCGGCGGCCGGCTGCACCGCGGCTACGGCGGCGCGGCGGGCGAGATCGGCGCGCTGCACCTGCTGGGGCGCGGCGTCACGCCGGAGCACCTGCTGTCGACGACCGACGAGCCTCTGCACCCGCTCGACGAGCAGGCGGTGACGGAGGTCTTCGCGCTGGCGAGGAAGGGCGATGCCCGGGCCCAGGCGGCGGTCGAGCGGTTCATCCAGCGGCTGGTGCACGACGTCGGCGCCCTCGTGCTGGCGCTCGATCCGGAACTGGTGGTGGTCGGCGGCTGGGCGGCCGGCCTGGACGGGGTGCTGCAGCCGCTCCGCGACGAACTGGCGCGGTTCTGCCTCCGCCCGCCGCGCGTGGTGCTCTCGCTGCTCGGTGAGGCCGCCGTCGGGACGGGCGCGCTGCGCCTCGCGCTCGACCACGTGGAGGAGCAACTGTTCGCCGTCGAGGGCAGCGTGACGGCCCGGCGCTGAGCCCGCGGCGAGCAGGCGTGCACGTACGCGTGCACCGTCCTCACTCCCTCCCGATCGGTATCAGGAAATGGCGAAGACCCGGCCTCGGAAGGCCGGGTCTTCGCACTGCCCGGGGCGGCGGCTCTCGGGAGCCGCCGCGGCGGGCCGGGTCAGGAGGCCATCGCCAGGTCGACGGAGTCGCCGAAGGTGAGACGGCAGGTGTCGGCGCGGTAGGTGGCGACGGAGACGGCGGCGGTACGGCCGCCGGAGAGGTAGCGGGTCGTCACGACCAGCACCGGCGAGCCCGGCAGGCGGTCCAGCTCCTTGGCGTCGTCCGCGCGCGCGGAGCCCAGCTCCACCGAACGGTCCTGGCCGTCGAGGGCCAGGTGCTGGAGCTCGCGCAGCACGGCGCGCGCACCGGCGGGCCCGGTGGGGGCGTCGAGGGCGGTGAGGCCGGCGACCGAGCCGGCGGGCACGTACAACAGTTCCGCGGCGACGGCCTGGCCCTGGCTGAGGCGCACCCGGCGCACCAGGTGCACGTCCTCGTCGGCCGCGGTCTCCAGCAGACGCGCGACGGCGACGGGGGCCTTGCCGAGGACGGCGTCCTGCGCCTCCCAGGCGTCGTCGCCGACGCCGGGCCAGGCGTGCTGCTTGGTCGAGACGTCGACGCCGACGCGCGGGGGCGCGACCGTCGTGCCGACGCCGCGCCGGCGCTGAAGGCGTCCTTCGAGCTCCAGCTGCTCCAGGGCCTGGCGGAGCGTGGCCCGGGCGACGCCGAAGCGGGCCGCGAGCTCGCGCTCGTTGGGCAGGATCTCACCGACCGCGAAGTCGGAGTCGAGAGCTTCGCCGATCACCGTCTTGAGGTGCTGGTACTTCGGTTCCTGGACCGATTCCAGCTGCGTGGTCCCCACCCTGTCCTCCGCAATTCGCCGTGTCCCGCGGCGTTTCCGCGCCCTTGTTTATTAAAGGTTCCTGCACTAACTCTGCGACCATAAGGCGAGCCACCACCTTGGTCAAGACCAATCCTCCGCCGAACGTCCGGAAATGTGACCCTCTGACCTTGATCGTTCACAGGACGTTCGCACCCCCGTGAGGCGGGCACACGGGCCCGTAGACGCATGAAGACCCGCCCACCGGTCCGGTGGGCGGGTCTTCTGGAGGAAGGAAGGGCGAGCGGCGCGATCCGGCGGCGCCACTTTCGGCAGGACTCTTGAACTCGCGGCTACCGACCAGTACATCTTGCTGACAGGACGTCTAAGAGGATGTACGAGGGAGCCTCCATGCCGGCACGGATCGCGTTCGAGTTCGAGACCCCGCGGGGTCGCCGCACCACGTCCCTGACGTACGAGCGCCGCGGAACGGGTGCTCCGCTGCTCCTCCTCCACGGGATCGGCCACCACTGGCAGGCGTGGGAGCCGGTCCTCGACGTGCTGGCGACGGAACGCGACGTCATCGCCGTCGACCTGCCCGGCTTCGGCGCGTCCGACGGCCTCCCGC
The Streptomyces roseofulvus genome window above contains:
- a CDS encoding maleylpyruvate isomerase N-terminal domain-containing protein; this translates as MSDALLNALAEALAGLVTAVETSDEDTLDRDTAVKWLESTGHALSGLGHADRRTLDGLFRAAALREPPGPWRDGLLTVPAGLRHDDDAHPALLDEEARIAPEATRLALDDGAHLALVDAVAERAGRYADTVGDVDPATPVPTCPGWTLGDLTRHLGTVHGWAEHLVTARPATRVRAGDLPLDPPADPSAYPGWFAARAQGFTTAARTADPAAPVWSPGADPSVRHYPRHLLAETVVHLADAEIALTGSARPIDPGTAAAALDHFLTTAPYIPWIAEPLAHLDRDGAVLRLAARDSGAVWTLVLGGGGFTWSRSGTGAEPTASVTADAGELLLLLHRRYAPDDPRFTRTGDRDLLDDWLAASAL
- a CDS encoding ROK family transcriptional regulator, with amino-acid sequence MGRLTGGDPSLLRRINSAVVLHALRGSDARTLTDLTRITGLSRPTVEGVVEGLIEGGLVVEAAPEEGEARRQGRPARRFRFRAEAGHLLGIEIGPHRVAALLSGLDGRIISAGAREVSETAPEDERLDKVRTVVADVLRRAGVPRSNLRAVGVGTPGIVEADGTVRLGTALPGWTGLALGERLRRSFRCPVIVENDANAAAVAEHWKGAATDSDDIVFVLAGLSPGAGSLIGGRLHRGYGGAAGEIGALHLLGRGVTPEHLLSTTDEPLHPLDEQAVTEVFALARKGDARAQAAVERFIQRLVHDVGALVLALDPELVVVGGWAAGLDGVLQPLRDELARFCLRPPRVVLSLLGEAAVGTGALRLALDHVEEQLFAVEGSVTARR
- the purB gene encoding adenylosuccinate lyase encodes the protein MTAATVKPRIPNVLAGRYASAELAVLWSPEQKVKLERQLWLAVLRAQKDLGIEVPDAAIADYERVLDQVDLGSIAEREKVTRHDVKARIEEFNALAGHEHVHKGMTSRDLTENVEQLQIRLSLELVRDRTVAVLARLGKLSAEYGELVMAGRSHNVAAQATTLGKRFATTADELLVAYTRLEDLLGRYPLRGIKGPVGTAQDMLDLLGGDAGKLAELEQRIAGHLGFAHAFTSVGQVYPRSLDYDVVTALVQLAAGPSSIAKTIRLMAGHELVTEGFKPGQVGSSAMPHKMNTRSCERVNGLMVILRGYASMTGELAGDQWNEGDVSCSVVRRVALPDAFFALDGLLETFLTVLDEFGAFPAVVARELDRYLPFLATTKVLMASVRAGVGRELAHEAIKENAVASALAMREQGVERNELLDKLAADDRIPLDRAQLDELMADKLSFTGAAADQVATVVSRIEELVKQHPEAAAYTPGAIL
- a CDS encoding GntR family transcriptional regulator, which translates into the protein MGTTQLESVQEPKYQHLKTVIGEALDSDFAVGEILPNERELAARFGVARATLRQALEQLELEGRLQRRRGVGTTVAPPRVGVDVSTKQHAWPGVGDDAWEAQDAVLGKAPVAVARLLETAADEDVHLVRRVRLSQGQAVAAELLYVPAGSVAGLTALDAPTGPAGARAVLRELQHLALDGQDRSVELGSARADDAKELDRLPGSPVLVVTTRYLSGGRTAAVSVATYRADTCRLTFGDSVDLAMAS
- the mug gene encoding G/U mismatch-specific DNA glycosylase yields the protein MAEGGLAVLFCGINPGLMTAATGHHFARPGNRFWPVLHLSGFTPRLLRPDEQDELLSYGLGITNVAARPTARADELSREEYVEGGRILTEKVLRLKPRWLAVVGVTAYRTAFGEPRAAIGPQERTIGTTRIWALPNPSGLNAHWTAETMAEEYARLRRAAGLPPA
- a CDS encoding SGNH/GDSL hydrolase family protein, with translation MEINATYNSLVAVGDSFTEGMSDLRPDGSYRGWADVLAGRLAARTPGFRYANLAVRGKLIGQIVEEQVALAAGMKADVVTLVGGLNDTLRPKVDMVRVKDLLTEAVERLTPHCGQLVLMRSPGRNGPVMHRFRPRMEELFGHIDELAARHGALVVDLYGAPVLGDPRLWDVDRLHLTADGHRRVAEAVWQSLGLAAESDWRAPLPAAVRPGWVTRRAADARFAREHLGPWIGRRLTGRSSGDGRPPKRPELLPYETRSEV